Proteins encoded in a region of the Paenibacillus sp. E222 genome:
- a CDS encoding Glu/Leu/Phe/Val dehydrogenase produces MQLWQEMEQEGMEELLFCHDPSSGLKAVVAIHSTALGPALGGCRCWAYASEEDAIRDAMQLARGMTYKSAVSGLPYGGGKAVVWNIPTEWKVNTSPAQPKSQASSSFPIKNVVDSDSSSHQLTIPNTNTGRAHIFRALGRFLERLNGRYITGLDLGTTSTDMDQIGLETSYVTDMTGSLGAQDDFTAEMTAYGVYTGIVTSLSHQGIATLQGIPIAVQGLGKVGYALCRHLHAVGARLIVADVVPERVQRALLQFSGATSADPAHIHAADCKVFAPCALGGVLTPATVEELRCSIVAGAANNQLSHRELVVRRMQARGILYAPDYVLNAGGIISTAYELEGAGPDLIRQKVAGIAGTLSKVYAIAAQSALSTADAADQLAVAVLQSGNPHA; encoded by the coding sequence ATGCAGCTATGGCAGGAGATGGAGCAGGAAGGGATGGAAGAACTCCTATTTTGTCACGACCCAAGTAGCGGGCTGAAAGCAGTGGTCGCAATTCATAGTACGGCACTCGGGCCAGCGCTCGGAGGATGTCGCTGCTGGGCATACGCCTCAGAAGAGGATGCAATCCGCGATGCTATGCAGCTTGCTAGAGGTATGACCTATAAATCAGCCGTTTCCGGTCTGCCTTATGGCGGCGGGAAAGCGGTTGTCTGGAATATCCCCACGGAGTGGAAGGTAAACACTTCCCCTGCACAGCCTAAATCCCAAGCTAGTTCTTCATTCCCCATTAAGAACGTCGTGGATTCCGATTCTAGTTCCCATCAACTCACCATTCCCAACACCAACACAGGGCGAGCCCATATCTTTCGAGCCCTTGGACGTTTTCTTGAACGACTGAACGGTCGCTATATTACCGGTCTTGATCTAGGCACCACGTCCACTGACATGGATCAGATCGGATTGGAGACTTCCTATGTGACCGATATGACCGGATCACTGGGCGCACAGGATGACTTCACCGCCGAGATGACCGCTTACGGTGTGTACACCGGCATCGTGACCTCGCTAAGTCATCAAGGCATCGCCACATTACAGGGCATTCCCATTGCTGTCCAGGGACTGGGCAAGGTTGGGTATGCCCTGTGCCGTCACCTGCATGCAGTTGGGGCACGGCTCATCGTGGCAGACGTTGTACCGGAGCGTGTACAACGTGCCCTTCTGCAGTTCAGCGGCGCCACCTCGGCCGATCCGGCCCATATTCACGCCGCTGACTGCAAGGTGTTCGCCCCCTGTGCCCTAGGGGGCGTATTGACCCCGGCAACGGTGGAGGAGCTGCGCTGCTCCATCGTTGCCGGGGCGGCGAACAACCAGCTCAGCCATCGGGAGCTGGTTGTTCGCCGCATGCAGGCGCGCGGCATCCTGTACGCGCCTGACTATGTGCTCAACGCAGGCGGAATCATCAGCACCGCCTACGAGCTGGAAGGCGCAGGGCCCGACCTGATCCGCCAAAAGGTGGCGGGGATTGCGGGCACGCTGTCCAAGGTCTATGCGATAGCAGCGCAGTCTGCCCTCTCCACGGCGGATGCAGCCGATCAGCTGGCAGTGGCTGTCCTGCAAAGCGGAAACCCCCATGCTTAA
- a CDS encoding AGE family epimerase/isomerase codes for MNDIKTEIKEHWEGHILPFWSALKDHNNGGFYGWVGNDLQVDPLAPKGGIATARQLWSFAAAYRVTGNEIWRDHAEHAYRFLVDHVMDTEYGGMYWMVHANGEPMDTSKHVYTQSFGVYSLSEYYRATGDAAALELAKTLFALIEDRGLNAELPAYKEQFDRLWKEQPNEMLSENGVIADYTMNTHIHVLEAYTTLYRVWPDPQVKTALERLLGILYERVYDKDTKFLGVFFNKDWQSIIDLRSFGHDIEASWLIDETLKVLGLDQHPEYSAMVTDIAYNISNVAVQDDGSLMNEQEGDHVDEKRIWWVQAEAMVGFYNAYERTGDPLFLERVERLWTYTKEHIVDHRAGGEWYWSVDGDGTPDQSEIAGPWKCPYHNSRFCIELMERMG; via the coding sequence ATCAATGACATCAAAACTGAAATAAAAGAACACTGGGAAGGTCATATTCTGCCATTCTGGTCTGCCCTCAAAGATCATAACAACGGCGGATTCTATGGTTGGGTTGGCAATGACCTTCAGGTCGATCCACTCGCTCCCAAAGGCGGAATCGCCACGGCACGACAATTATGGTCCTTTGCAGCTGCCTACCGGGTAACCGGAAATGAAATCTGGCGTGATCACGCTGAACATGCTTACCGTTTCCTTGTGGATCATGTGATGGATACGGAATATGGCGGCATGTACTGGATGGTCCACGCCAATGGAGAACCAATGGACACAAGCAAACATGTGTATACGCAATCCTTCGGCGTCTACTCATTGAGTGAGTACTATCGTGCCACCGGGGATGCAGCTGCTTTGGAACTTGCGAAAACGCTTTTTGCTCTGATTGAGGATCGAGGGCTGAATGCCGAACTACCTGCATATAAGGAACAATTTGACCGCCTTTGGAAGGAACAACCCAATGAAATGCTGAGCGAAAATGGTGTGATTGCGGATTACACGATGAATACGCATATTCACGTGTTGGAGGCCTATACCACGCTCTACCGAGTGTGGCCAGATCCGCAGGTGAAGACGGCGCTGGAACGCCTGCTCGGCATCTTATATGAACGAGTGTATGACAAGGACACAAAGTTTCTCGGTGTATTTTTCAACAAGGATTGGCAATCCATCATCGATCTGCGCTCATTCGGGCATGACATTGAGGCCAGCTGGCTGATAGACGAAACGTTAAAAGTGCTGGGCTTGGACCAACACCCGGAGTATTCCGCGATGGTTACGGATATTGCCTATAACATTTCCAATGTGGCAGTACAGGACGATGGCTCCCTGATGAATGAACAAGAGGGCGATCATGTGGATGAGAAGCGAATATGGTGGGTTCAGGCCGAGGCAATGGTCGGATTTTATAATGCTTATGAGCGTACAGGTGACCCTTTGTTTTTGGAGAGAGTAGAACGCTTGTGGACCTATACGAAGGAACATATTGTCGATCACCGAGCTGGCGGGGAATGGTACTGGTCGGTAGACGGGGACGGCACGCCGGATCAAAGCGAAATCGCCGGACCTTGGAAATGCCCGTATCACAACAGCAGGTTTTGTATTGAACTAATGGAGAGGATGGGATAG
- a CDS encoding stalk domain-containing protein: MKFRKMLLISFISIFIFGNLGLHSVIVHAADSLEFREHDDLINILKDGDGENRVFGFTTKNKLTASNTTLRLYVNAIEVDSKDYVVDYANYSITFNKAPDRGAEIHIKYGIIPGFEWEEGANMGFALPEGDGSTRNFPVSLNYTLNSTKQISLSIDLTKVATSRFTFNATTNTVTLSEKQQVPHSGAKVYFYIPKASISSKPSPSEEVIESPSPSPTPNKPSEPLVQIPTGERYPGSITIRSGNTITIKLSESASVSGYTSYLMVKNASGQVVRQIKIEPGKTFSFSLRKMGLPTGGYYFYLKSANQSGELSASIPQFVIINHEPTNIQVFIEGEKQVYKQPPTNFKGSVLVPLRGIFESLGADVKWNSSTQTVTAIREGRTIVLTIGSKIAYINGVAVTLSAKPQIINGVTMVPLRFVSEAFGGEVEWHGEAGSVTIFLNKPSIPTSAESEEPASGATKTTESGSSSTSPILNNISKGINTPSDIIFVIDVTASMGEVIDYIKETVKSFVDSVPAGSNFAVITYRDINIYRNGDYNLKFFDFTQDKDKLKGDLNTLVASGGGDIRESGLEAINLATNKLSEFSSDNAKRIIFITDAPVHESLPLSSFSIKEIADKLKADEIVFDAIAPSDGDAYRQIIQLVKSTPDGVLYDIKDASVLSLNK; this comes from the coding sequence ATGAAGTTTAGAAAGATGCTCTTGATATCGTTTATTTCTATTTTTATTTTTGGCAATTTGGGCCTTCACAGCGTAATTGTGCACGCTGCTGATTCCCTTGAATTCAGGGAGCACGATGATTTAATCAATATTCTAAAAGATGGTGATGGAGAAAACCGCGTCTTCGGATTTACAACGAAGAACAAGTTGACCGCATCCAATACCACTTTGCGCTTGTATGTCAATGCGATAGAAGTGGACTCCAAGGACTATGTTGTGGATTATGCCAACTATAGCATCACCTTCAATAAAGCTCCCGACAGAGGTGCCGAGATTCATATTAAATACGGCATTATTCCCGGATTTGAGTGGGAAGAAGGTGCCAATATGGGTTTTGCCTTGCCTGAGGGAGATGGCTCCACACGGAATTTTCCAGTGTCGTTAAACTATACGCTAAATTCAACCAAACAGATCAGTCTTTCCATTGACCTAACGAAGGTAGCCACGTCCCGATTTACCTTCAACGCAACAACGAATACCGTAACCCTATCCGAAAAACAGCAGGTTCCGCACTCCGGTGCCAAAGTCTATTTCTATATCCCTAAGGCTTCTATTTCCAGTAAACCCTCTCCTTCCGAAGAAGTGATTGAGAGTCCGAGTCCGAGTCCAACTCCAAACAAACCATCGGAGCCTCTTGTTCAAATTCCAACAGGAGAGCGCTATCCCGGCAGTATTACGATCAGATCAGGCAATACCATTACCATCAAACTGTCTGAATCGGCCTCCGTTTCCGGGTACACCTCCTATTTAATGGTGAAAAATGCAAGCGGGCAAGTGGTTAGGCAAATAAAGATTGAGCCAGGAAAGACCTTCAGTTTCTCACTAAGAAAGATGGGGCTTCCAACAGGCGGATATTATTTTTACCTAAAATCGGCCAATCAGTCAGGTGAATTGTCTGCTTCTATTCCTCAATTCGTTATAATCAACCATGAGCCTACGAATATTCAGGTGTTTATTGAAGGTGAGAAGCAGGTTTACAAGCAACCCCCGACTAATTTCAAGGGGAGTGTGCTCGTGCCGCTTCGAGGAATCTTCGAATCGTTGGGAGCCGATGTTAAATGGAACAGTTCCACTCAAACGGTTACGGCAATTAGAGAAGGCCGGACTATCGTGCTGACGATCGGCTCTAAAATTGCCTACATTAACGGTGTCGCTGTAACCTTAAGTGCAAAACCACAGATCATTAACGGCGTAACCATGGTGCCACTACGGTTCGTCAGTGAAGCATTCGGAGGAGAAGTAGAGTGGCACGGAGAAGCTGGTTCGGTTACCATTTTTCTAAATAAGCCATCCATTCCTACATCTGCTGAAAGCGAAGAACCGGCTTCGGGAGCAACAAAAACAACAGAATCTGGGTCTTCAAGTACCTCGCCTATTTTAAATAATATATCGAAGGGAATTAATACTCCGTCTGATATTATATTTGTTATAGACGTGACGGCCAGTATGGGTGAAGTAATCGACTATATCAAAGAAACGGTTAAGAGCTTCGTTGATTCCGTACCTGCCGGTTCGAATTTTGCGGTTATCACCTATCGGGACATTAACATTTACAGAAATGGCGATTACAATTTGAAGTTCTTTGATTTTACCCAGGATAAAGATAAGTTAAAGGGGGATTTGAATACATTGGTGGCTTCTGGCGGAGGGGATATAAGAGAATCGGGACTGGAGGCTATTAACTTAGCTACTAATAAGCTCTCGGAGTTCAGCAGCGACAACGCCAAACGGATTATATTCATTACCGATGCCCCTGTCCATGAGTCACTCCCCTTGTCTTCCTTTAGCATTAAAGAAATAGCTGATAAACTGAAAGCAGACGAGATTGTATTTGATGCCATCGCCCCATCAGACGGTGATGCCTACAGACAGATTATCCAACTCGTTAAAAGTACCCCTGACGGAGTTCTCTATGATATCAAAGATGCTTCGGTACTCTCGCTGAACAAGTGA
- a CDS encoding glycosidase: MIHPKYNELLEQQEQLLTRQNEIDPSFYNGVYDRYRYPVITRHHVPLHWRFDLDETTNPHFMERLGINATLNPGAIYFNGKYVVVIRTEGLDRKSFFALAESDNGIDGFRFTGKPLVWEDIDADETNQYDMRLVQHEDGWIYGIYCSERKDPGAPAFDTSSAVAQAGLVRTRDLVSWERLPNIKTNSPQQRNVVLHPEFVKGKYAFYTRPQDGFISTGSGGGIAFGLCDDILNPVIEEETIIDERKYHTVYEVKNGQGPAPLKTDRGWIHIAHGVRNTAAGLRYVLYTFATDLNDPACIIAKPGGHFIAPYDDERVGDVSNVIFCNGAVVNEQGEVFIYYASSDTRCHVAATTLDQLIDYTFNTPADPYRSLDCASQRSDLIERNEKLLQKQLV, translated from the coding sequence ATGATACACCCCAAATACAATGAATTGTTGGAGCAACAGGAGCAGCTGCTTACACGCCAAAATGAAATTGATCCTTCCTTCTACAACGGCGTATATGATCGGTACCGTTATCCGGTAATCACGCGCCATCATGTACCGCTGCACTGGAGATTTGATCTGGACGAAACGACGAATCCCCACTTCATGGAGCGTCTGGGCATTAACGCTACGCTTAATCCGGGCGCCATCTATTTCAATGGCAAATACGTGGTGGTCATCCGTACCGAAGGATTAGACCGTAAATCCTTCTTCGCTCTAGCTGAAAGTGATAACGGCATCGACGGATTTCGCTTCACAGGCAAACCATTAGTGTGGGAAGATATCGATGCTGACGAAACCAACCAGTATGATATGCGATTGGTTCAGCATGAAGATGGCTGGATTTATGGCATCTACTGCTCGGAGCGCAAAGACCCGGGAGCTCCGGCATTTGATACATCCAGTGCCGTAGCCCAGGCTGGGCTTGTGCGGACACGTGATCTGGTCAGCTGGGAGCGTCTACCCAACATCAAGACCAACTCCCCTCAACAGCGAAATGTTGTACTGCACCCCGAATTTGTAAAGGGTAAATATGCCTTCTACACCCGTCCACAAGACGGATTCATCTCCACAGGCAGCGGTGGCGGGATTGCCTTTGGTCTGTGCGATGATATCCTGAATCCAGTGATTGAGGAAGAGACAATCATCGATGAACGGAAATACCATACTGTATACGAAGTGAAAAATGGCCAGGGCCCTGCTCCGCTCAAAACGGATCGCGGCTGGATTCACATTGCCCACGGGGTTCGCAATACGGCAGCGGGCCTTCGTTATGTGCTGTACACGTTCGCTACGGATCTGAATGATCCCGCATGCATCATCGCCAAGCCGGGTGGGCATTTCATTGCTCCTTATGACGACGAGCGTGTGGGCGATGTGTCCAATGTTATCTTTTGCAACGGTGCAGTGGTCAACGAACAGGGTGAGGTTTTCATTTATTATGCATCCAGCGATACGCGCTGTCATGTGGCGGCCACAACGCTTGATCAATTGATTGATTACACCTTCAATACCCCGGCCGATCCGTATCGTTCCCTGGATTGCGCCAGCCAGCGCAGTGACCTGATTGAGCGGAATGAGAAGCTTCTCCAAAAGCAATTGGTATAA
- a CDS encoding LacI family DNA-binding transcriptional regulator — MRDIADKLGVSSVTVSKALNDKDGVSGELKEKIKVLAVQMGYRYNAAARSMKEGLTHNIGVIIPERFTGPTQSFYVRVFQRITKHLEDQGYYGILHILNVEDEEELILPKLYSDNKVDGFIVLGQVSKEYIELVQSMEVPKMFLDFYDEHSDIDSVVTDNFYAAYELTNVLVQQGHRHIAYVGNLYSTSSIQDRFLGYYKSLLEHRLPMNPDLVLNDRDERGTFIEIDLPEQLPTAFVCNCDQVAHLLVQKLTSLGIQVPAQCSVVGFDNDIYATLSEPKLTTVEVDVEQMARTAVHSMLKKIDNPSRSFGRVHVKGNIIYRDSVSAAPALSDDESN, encoded by the coding sequence ATGCGGGATATCGCCGACAAGCTCGGAGTTAGCAGTGTGACGGTCTCGAAAGCATTAAACGACAAAGATGGCGTCAGTGGCGAATTGAAGGAAAAAATTAAAGTGCTTGCCGTTCAGATGGGCTATCGGTATAACGCCGCGGCTCGTTCGATGAAGGAAGGCTTAACTCATAATATTGGTGTTATTATCCCGGAGCGGTTTACCGGACCTACACAATCGTTCTATGTACGTGTATTCCAGCGCATCACCAAACATCTGGAGGATCAGGGATACTACGGCATTCTGCATATTCTGAATGTGGAGGATGAAGAGGAATTAATCCTGCCAAAGCTCTATAGTGACAACAAAGTGGATGGTTTCATTGTGCTTGGACAAGTCAGCAAGGAATATATCGAGCTGGTCCAGTCGATGGAGGTACCTAAAATGTTTCTCGATTTCTACGATGAGCATTCTGATATCGACTCTGTCGTAACCGATAACTTTTACGCTGCCTATGAGCTGACAAACGTTCTGGTACAGCAGGGACACCGCCACATCGCTTATGTGGGGAATCTCTATTCGACAAGCAGCATTCAGGACCGGTTCCTCGGTTATTACAAATCATTGCTGGAGCATCGGTTGCCGATGAATCCGGATCTCGTGCTTAATGACCGCGATGAGCGAGGTACGTTTATTGAAATTGATCTGCCAGAGCAGCTGCCTACGGCTTTTGTATGCAACTGTGATCAGGTGGCCCATCTGCTTGTTCAAAAACTGACTTCACTGGGTATTCAGGTGCCTGCACAATGCTCTGTGGTTGGGTTCGATAATGATATCTATGCCACACTCTCCGAGCCCAAATTAACGACGGTTGAGGTCGATGTGGAACAGATGGCGCGTACTGCGGTTCATTCCATGCTCAAAAAGATTGATAACCCGAGTCGCAGCTTCGGCCGCGTACACGTGAAGGGCAATATCATTTATCGTGATTCCGTGAGTGCTGCACCTGCACTTTCGGATGACGAATCTAACTAA
- a CDS encoding DUF2179 domain-containing protein, producing MFKILVFIFLIQIVYVSAYTLRMILTLKGQKYIAALISTGEIVIYVLGLNLVLSYLDQTVALIVYAVGYGLGVLLGAWIEEKIALGYVTVKVICNQMDGNVANSLRDKGYGVTAWVGSGRDGDRLVMEILAKRKNQKLLYQTILGLDPKAFVITVEPKQFHGGFWTRSIKR from the coding sequence TTGTTTAAAATACTCGTGTTTATTTTTCTGATTCAAATTGTTTACGTATCGGCGTACACGCTGCGTATGATACTGACGCTTAAAGGTCAGAAATACATCGCCGCACTGATCAGTACGGGGGAGATTGTGATCTATGTACTCGGATTGAACTTGGTGCTGAGCTATCTGGATCAGACGGTTGCACTCATTGTTTATGCAGTAGGATATGGACTTGGTGTGTTACTAGGTGCTTGGATTGAGGAGAAGATTGCGCTTGGCTATGTTACGGTGAAGGTGATCTGTAATCAGATGGATGGCAATGTCGCCAATTCTCTGCGGGACAAAGGATATGGCGTTACCGCATGGGTAGGCAGTGGGCGCGATGGGGACAGACTGGTGATGGAGATTTTGGCGAAACGCAAAAACCAAAAGCTGCTCTACCAGACGATTCTCGGGTTAGACCCCAAAGCCTTCGTTATTACGGTGGAGCCAAAACAATTCCATGGTGGCTTCTGGACACGTTCTATTAAGCGATAA
- a CDS encoding ABC transporter substrate-binding protein → MNKNKGWMVLLTMLLITSLLAACSSGGGSSQAGEEISTDPADIKGEITVLTQRTDIVDTVFKDYAVEFNKEYPDVKVNFQALADYEGQVKIRMSTKDYGDVLMIPTSVPIADIPDFFEPLGTYDELKDKYTAIEERMVDGQVYGIPTVITFSGIIYNKQVFKDAGIAEVPKTPEQFQAALQLVKDNTAAIPLYTNYASGWALTQWEADLPTVAGSVDYVNIDQPNTDENFVAGKPHYELYKVLYDAAKNGLIEKDPTTTDWESSKADLANGKIATMALGSWAITQIQGLTDTPDNIGFLPFPTNASDVVVPLAADYNIGMNVNSENKPAAKAWIDWFLAKSNYAVEQGGGMSADKNAELPPILDQYKDVTFSTLTPAKEGQEGLVDKIDNEGEIGLWQPDFKKRIIEAAIGNRSESYDDIMKDLNDKWVKARTELTK, encoded by the coding sequence TTGAATAAAAACAAAGGTTGGATGGTGCTGCTCACCATGCTGCTCATCACTTCTCTGCTCGCAGCATGCTCTTCTGGAGGTGGATCCTCGCAGGCAGGAGAGGAAATCAGTACAGATCCTGCAGATATCAAGGGCGAGATCACCGTTCTCACGCAGCGTACAGATATTGTTGATACGGTATTTAAAGACTATGCTGTGGAGTTCAATAAAGAATACCCGGATGTCAAAGTAAACTTCCAGGCGCTGGCTGACTATGAGGGACAAGTGAAGATTCGTATGAGCACCAAAGATTATGGTGACGTGCTGATGATCCCCACCAGCGTACCGATTGCGGACATTCCGGACTTTTTCGAACCGTTGGGCACGTACGATGAGTTGAAAGATAAGTACACAGCCATTGAAGAGCGTATGGTTGACGGCCAAGTCTATGGTATTCCAACCGTTATCACGTTCTCCGGCATCATCTATAACAAGCAGGTGTTCAAGGATGCTGGCATTGCGGAAGTTCCCAAAACACCTGAGCAATTTCAGGCTGCACTCCAACTGGTGAAAGACAATACAGCCGCCATTCCACTGTACACCAACTATGCCTCCGGTTGGGCTTTGACACAATGGGAAGCAGATCTGCCGACGGTTGCAGGCAGTGTGGACTACGTAAACATTGATCAACCGAACACGGATGAAAACTTTGTGGCTGGCAAGCCGCACTATGAATTATACAAAGTGCTTTATGATGCAGCCAAGAATGGCCTGATTGAGAAAGATCCGACCACAACCGACTGGGAAAGCTCCAAGGCTGATCTGGCGAACGGGAAAATTGCAACGATGGCACTTGGATCATGGGCAATTACCCAAATTCAAGGCTTGACGGATACACCAGATAATATCGGATTCTTGCCATTTCCTACGAATGCAAGTGATGTGGTCGTTCCGCTCGCAGCAGACTACAACATCGGCATGAACGTGAACAGCGAGAACAAACCTGCTGCTAAAGCTTGGATTGACTGGTTCCTGGCGAAATCGAATTACGCGGTTGAGCAAGGCGGGGGCATGAGCGCAGACAAAAATGCGGAATTGCCACCGATTTTGGATCAATACAAAGACGTTACATTCTCCACACTGACTCCTGCCAAAGAAGGACAGGAAGGTCTGGTTGACAAAATCGACAACGAAGGCGAGATTGGCCTCTGGCAGCCTGACTTCAAGAAACGCATTATCGAAGCTGCCATCGGTAATCGCAGCGAATCGTACGACGACATTATGAAGGATCTGAATGACAAATGGGTTAAAGCACGGACAGAACTGACGAAATAA
- a CDS encoding ABC transporter ATP-binding protein: MSEKQVLSIEGLRMRYNGRYVLNGIDLEVNRGEMIGYIGPNGAGKSTTVKILLGLVEGYVGTVRIFGKDIADGDAEYKRRIGYVPEVAELYEQLTPAEYLTFIGELYGLSYEDADYKAKRLMDCFGLEKSYHSRIASFSKGMRQKVLLISALLHDPDLLFLDEPLSGLDANSVMVVKEILTQLSAKGTTIFYSSHIMDVVEKISSRIVLIAEGRVMADGTFRQLQQQSMEGSLEEVFNQLTGFNEHRAIAERFVSIVQEVY, encoded by the coding sequence GTGAGTGAAAAACAAGTACTGTCAATTGAAGGCTTGCGTATGCGGTATAACGGGCGTTATGTGCTCAATGGGATTGATCTGGAAGTGAATCGGGGGGAGATGATCGGATACATCGGTCCGAACGGCGCGGGTAAAAGCACAACGGTCAAGATTTTGCTCGGACTGGTTGAGGGGTATGTGGGTACGGTCCGCATCTTTGGCAAGGATATCGCGGATGGTGACGCGGAATATAAGCGCAGAATCGGTTATGTACCGGAAGTCGCGGAGCTATACGAGCAATTAACCCCGGCAGAGTATCTGACCTTTATAGGAGAATTGTACGGGCTGTCCTATGAAGATGCCGATTATAAGGCAAAGCGGTTAATGGACTGTTTTGGACTGGAAAAATCATATCATTCCCGCATTGCTTCCTTCTCCAAAGGCATGCGTCAGAAGGTGCTGCTGATCTCCGCGCTGCTGCATGACCCGGATTTGTTGTTCCTGGATGAACCGCTCAGCGGTCTGGATGCCAACAGTGTAATGGTGGTAAAGGAGATTTTGACACAGCTGTCGGCCAAAGGCACAACCATATTCTATTCGTCACACATCATGGATGTGGTGGAGAAGATCAGCAGCCGAATCGTTCTGATTGCCGAAGGACGTGTGATGGCTGATGGTACGTTCAGGCAGCTTCAGCAGCAATCCATGGAAGGCTCACTAGAGGAAGTATTCAATCAACTGACGGGCTTCAATGAGCATCGAGCAATTGCAGAACGCTTCGTGTCCATCGTGCAGGAGGTGTACTGA
- a CDS encoding carbohydrate ABC transporter permease: MKYLKISNWGYSAQRIFIICAFSIIPLALLFTFAYLPVINMFQYSFTDWNGYSKRFDYVGFENYTRIFSDPEYFKVFIVSLYYFVATFVQMGLALYFATILSFKIRGKNFFKGILFFPYLLNGVAIGFIFLFFFKPDGTLDTLMQAVGLGQYTQLWLGNPNIINVSLAGASVWRYMGFNFIIFLGAISSIQKDVYEASDIDGANRWQQFRHIILPSITRILQLNLILAISGAISAFDIPYIMTDGSNGSETFVIQTVHLAFKYGKLGLASAMAVVLLFIVILVTLVQRVTMKGEE; encoded by the coding sequence ATGAAATACTTGAAGATTTCGAACTGGGGCTACTCAGCGCAACGCATATTTATCATCTGTGCCTTCTCGATCATTCCACTGGCACTGCTGTTCACGTTTGCTTATTTACCTGTCATTAACATGTTCCAATACAGCTTCACCGATTGGAACGGATACAGCAAAAGGTTTGACTATGTCGGATTTGAAAACTACACGCGGATATTCAGTGACCCTGAATATTTTAAAGTGTTTATTGTCAGTTTGTATTATTTTGTAGCCACATTCGTACAAATGGGTCTGGCCCTCTACTTTGCAACAATTCTGAGCTTCAAAATCCGCGGCAAAAACTTTTTCAAAGGCATATTGTTTTTCCCCTATCTGCTGAATGGCGTAGCCATCGGATTTATCTTCCTCTTTTTCTTCAAACCGGATGGTACCCTCGATACACTCATGCAGGCCGTAGGGCTTGGACAATACACTCAGCTCTGGCTTGGGAATCCGAATATTATTAACGTGTCGCTCGCAGGCGCATCGGTATGGAGATACATGGGCTTTAACTTCATCATCTTCCTGGGTGCGATCTCTTCCATCCAAAAAGATGTCTATGAAGCGTCAGATATTGACGGGGCCAATCGCTGGCAGCAGTTCCGCCATATCATCCTGCCGAGCATTACGCGCATCCTGCAGCTCAACCTGATTTTGGCGATTAGCGGCGCAATCAGTGCGTTCGATATTCCATATATTATGACCGATGGTTCCAACGGTAGTGAGACATTTGTCATCCAGACGGTTCACCTCGCATTCAAATACGGCAAGCTGGGCTTGGCATCGGCAATGGCTGTTGTGCTGCTGTTTATCGTCATTCTTGTTACGCTGGTTCAGCGTGTCACCATGAAAGGGGAGGAATGA